CGGGCGCATCCTGCCTGGCGTCCTGTGGCGCATCGCGAAGGGAATTGCCCTGCGGCGGTATCGGCGACCAGAGACATATCGCACTCTTTGGTGGGTGCTCACGCGAGCGTGGCGCGAGATTCCGTCAGTATCGTGGCGGGCGTATCCCGGGCATGTGCACGTCAACGTAGACCCGGCCTTCACCGAGGAGAAGCTCGCACTCCTTCGGATCGGGCGGCGATTGGGCGATGTCGTGATGGTGCATTTGCGAGAGACGGGAGTGCGCGGCATTCAAGGGGCGGTGGCTGAAGAAGAAGGGGACGACCGACTGACGGAGTTTTATCGGCGGTTCTATGGTGCGCGCATCGCGGCCGTCCGACGCTTCTCCCTATGGGAGCGCCTCACGGGCACGCGATGGTATGCCAAGCTCGTGGTGATTGACCTGCACCCGATCGCCGAACGTTCCAAGGCGGCGTAGCTCCGATGCGATATCCCTCGATCGCGGCTTTGGATCGTTCGTTCGATGACGTTTACATCTCCCCCCATCTGGACGACGTCGCGTTCTCTTGCGGGGGACGCATTCTGCGCGAGCGCGCGCTGGGGCGATCTGTGCTCGTCGTCACTGTCTTCACGGCAGAGGTCGGACCGTGTCGGGAGATCTCCCCTCGCGTTCGAGCGCGCGTCGGTGACATGGTCGAACGGCGCTGCGAGGACGAGCGAGCGATGGCGCGTTTGGGTGCGGATTTCCTCTGGCTCGATCATCCGGAAGCGATCTTTCGCGATCGTGCGTACCATACGCTCTACGGGGCGTTTTCGCGGTTCGTCCCGGCGGATCGCGCATTGGCAGCTCATTTGGCGCTGCAAATCGTCGAGCTCGTGGAACGAACGCGCCCGCGGCGCCTCTATTCTCCTCTGGGCGTCGGCCAACACGCCGATCATCGAGTGGTATTTGAGAGTGTCGTTCGGAGCATCGAGCGACTCAGGCAATCGTCTTCGACGGCTCGCGCTCCCGAGGTGTGCTTTTACGAGGACGCTCCGTATGCGTTGATTCCTCATTTGGTGGAGCATCGGCTGAGAGAGGTGCAGGCGCGCTGGATCGGCGAAGAGGTCACGCGGGGTTCCGCGTGGACGCGCGCGCGTCACGCCTACGCGACGATGATGACGCTCGATTCGGTTCGCGCGGCGGTCGGGCATTGGGCGTTGCGCGCGGCAGCATACGGATTTCTGGTCTTCCGCTTCGTCAGGGAGAGACGTGGGACGGCGCGCGCGCGGCTGTGGCTGGTGCCGGAACTGTGTGAGATTGGCGACGTGTTGCCAGCTAAACTCGAAGTCATCGCTGAATATCGTTCGCAGATCGCTCCCGTGCTCGGCGATGTGGCAAGTTATGCCCGATTGCGGCGAGCGTACTCGCATCGGCTCATCGCTGATGTCTCCACGCGGATCTCGTCATACGGGTCTGCGGGGGCTTCTAGTGGCTCGCCGTCCGATGGCGTTTTCGAACGCATCTGGCGAGTCGTTCCCTCTTGGTGAAGAGACATCGCTGAAGGGGATTGGTGCCGCATCGCTCGGCATGTGACCGCGAGCGAATGGGCCACCGTCGAGAGCTTGGAAGGATCGGCCGAAACTTTCGCCAAGACCTTTCGCCAATGCGGTGCGATCGCGAGCTGCGGCAAGCTCCGAGATTGACCTCGCGTATATCGAGAGCCCGCTTGACCGCGGAGAGGCGAAGGCTTACACTAAGCGCCTTCGCGATCGGGAGGAAGAAGGTGCGCGCTGTCGCCGGAGTAATCGGCGTTCTCCTTCTGGCGTTTACGGGAGGCTGCGAGGAGAGAGTGCGTCAGCCGAAAGTGGACGATGGCGTCGTGCTCTCTTCCGACGGTTCGGTGCGTAGCTCGACTGCGGTTTTGGCCATCGAGCTGGCGAAACTTCGGCAAGGCGAAGAGGTGGAGATCCTGGAGCGGAAAGAAGAATGGGTGCGCGTCCGGACGCGAGGGGGGATCGAAGGATGGGTGGAAGCTCGCCACGTGCTCAGTAAACGCATCTTCGAGGACGCGCGCGCGCTGGAACGCGCGATGGCTTCGATCCCCAGGCAAGCGCTCGGGCAGCTGGTGGGCAGCGCGGCGATTCGATTGACGCCTGGTCGCGCTTCGGAGGAGAACGTGCTCTTTTATGCGCCGGCGGGGACGGTGGTGGACATCCTGCGTCGGGAGCGGACGCGACGCTTCAGTTCGGACGTGTGGCCTCGGCGGTATCAGCCGCGCGCGCGCCGCGTCCGATCGTCCGAACCGACGCCGCCTTTGGACCTCTGGTATTGCGTGCGGTTGCCCGAATCGTTCCTCATCCGAGTGGGATGGGTGTATGCCCCGCTCGTAGAGCTGAAGATCCCGGATCGGTTGCGCCACCTGCAGGGCGAGTATGCGTTCGTCGCGTGGTACGAACTGGCTTCGATCGAGGATCCGGAGATCGGGACGTCCGCTCACTACTTGACCTTCGATACGCATCGGACGGCTCCAGTAGAGGGGACGGATTTCGAGCGCTTGCGGCTTTGGATCTGGGACGTCGAACAGCATCGGTACAAGATCGGGCGATGGGAAATCGCCCACGGCGTTCTCCCGATCGAACATCGGCGCGAGGCGACGCGACACCGATTCCGAATGCGACTTTACGATCCGAAGACAGGAGAGCTGACCGACGCCGAATATCTCGTGGACGTGAGCGATTCGTTCGCTCCTCGACTGCTGCGCTCTCGGCCTTAACTTGCCGAGAGACGGTCGCTCGGCGTATGCTGTCAGGCGTATGAGATGGGGATGCCGATTCGTCGCAGGGGTCCTCTCGCTCCTCTTCATGGGAGGGCCGATCCCATCAGCGACTCAGGACAAAAAGGCCTTCGAGCTTCTGCAACGCACCCTCGCGGCCTACGGGGGCGAAGCTTCCGTGTATTTGCTTCGTCAGAAGGGGCAGTTGCGGGGGTTCGTCAAGGTGTATTTGGAAGATGGGAGCACGCGCGAGGGAGAGATCACGATTCGTTTCCTCCATCGTTTGGAGAAGCAGGACGAATTGCGACAGGTCGAGCTGCGATTCCCCAATGCGCCGACGCTCGTCATCACCTATGATGGGGAGCGCGTATGGGGGACGGAGAACGGGGCTCCCATCGTCCTGCGCTTGCGCACGGAGGCCGCGTTTCGCGCGGAGTTGAAGCACAACTACGAGACGCTCTTGCGGTATCGCGAGTATAAGGCCGAGGTGAAATATGTCGGGCGGGAGAAACGGAGCGGGATTGATGTGGAAGTTCTCGATCTCACTTTGCCGGATGGTTCGAGCGCGCGCTATTTCATCAGCGCGCGGACGTTCCGCATTCTCCACATCGAGTACGATGTCTCCGTCCCGTTGGTGAACAAACCGATTCGCTTTCGGGATTCCTTCTACGACTTCCGCGTCGTGCAAACGACGCTCGTGCCATATCGGATCGAGCGATACGAGGATGGGCGACTCGTGCAAGAGATCCGATTCACCGAGGTCGCCTACGGGGTCCAGATCGAGGAGGCGCAATTCCGTCCGCCGGGCTCCTGAAAGCTGACGGCGTAGGCCATCATCTTTGCTT
This portion of the Blastocatellia bacterium genome encodes:
- a CDS encoding PIG-L family deacetylase, which codes for MRYPSIAALDRSFDDVYISPHLDDVAFSCGGRILRERALGRSVLVVTVFTAEVGPCREISPRVRARVGDMVERRCEDERAMARLGADFLWLDHPEAIFRDRAYHTLYGAFSRFVPADRALAAHLALQIVELVERTRPRRLYSPLGVGQHADHRVVFESVVRSIERLRQSSSTARAPEVCFYEDAPYALIPHLVEHRLREVQARWIGEEVTRGSAWTRARHAYATMMTLDSVRAAVGHWALRAAAYGFLVFRFVRERRGTARARLWLVPELCEIGDVLPAKLEVIAEYRSQIAPVLGDVASYARLRRAYSHRLIADVSTRISSYGSAGASSGSPSDGVFERIWRVVPSW
- a CDS encoding SH3 domain-containing protein — its product is MRAVAGVIGVLLLAFTGGCEERVRQPKVDDGVVLSSDGSVRSSTAVLAIELAKLRQGEEVEILERKEEWVRVRTRGGIEGWVEARHVLSKRIFEDARALERAMASIPRQALGQLVGSAAIRLTPGRASEENVLFYAPAGTVVDILRRERTRRFSSDVWPRRYQPRARRVRSSEPTPPLDLWYCVRLPESFLIRVGWVYAPLVELKIPDRLRHLQGEYAFVAWYELASIEDPEIGTSAHYLTFDTHRTAPVEGTDFERLRLWIWDVEQHRYKIGRWEIAHGVLPIEHRREATRHRFRMRLYDPKTGELTDAEYLVDVSDSFAPRLLRSRP